In Canis lupus familiaris isolate Mischka breed German Shepherd chromosome 9, alternate assembly UU_Cfam_GSD_1.0, whole genome shotgun sequence, a single window of DNA contains:
- the NAGLU gene encoding alpha-N-acetylglucosaminidase, producing MGAAAAAAVLGLLLLGAAGGAAADEAREAAAVRALLVRLLGPGPAAAFSVSVKRALAAESGLDTYRLSGGGAGTRVLVLGSTGVAAAAGLHRYLRDFCGCHVAWSGSQLRLPEPLPAVPQVLTEATPNRYRYYQNVCTHSYSFVWWDWARWERELDWMALNGINLALAWSGQEAIWQRVYLALGLTQSEIDEYFTGPAFLAWGRMGNLHTWGGPLPHSWHLKQLYLQHRILDRMRSFGMIPVLPAFSGHVPKALTRVFPQINITQLGSWGHFNCSYSCSFLLAPEDPLFPIIGSLFLRELIQEFGTNHIYGADTFNEMQPPSSEPSYLASATASVYQAMITVDSDAVWLLQGWLFQHQPQFWGPAQVKAVLEAVPRGRLLVLDLFAESQPVYIQTASFQGQPFIWCMLHNFGGNHGLFGALEAVNRGPAAARLFPNSTMLGTGMAPEGIGQNEVVYALMAELGWRKDPVADLEAWVSSFAARRYGVAHRDTEAAWRLLLRSVYNCSGEACSGHNRSPLVRRPSLQMVTTVWYNRSDVFEAWRLLLTAAPTLASSPTFRYDLLDVTRQAAQELVSLYYVEARSAYLRKELVPLLRAAGVLVYELLPALDKVLASDSRFLLGRWLEQARAAAVSEAEAHLYEQNSRYQLTLWGPEGNILDYANKQLAGLVADYYTPRWRLFMEMLVESLVQGIPFQQHQFDKNAFQLEQTFIFGTQRYPSQPDGDTVDLAKKLFIKYYPRLVAGSLWAD from the exons ATGGGAGCGGCAGCTGCGGCCGCCGTCCTGGGCCTCCTGCTCCTGGgcgccgcggggggcgcggccgcGGACGaggcccgggaggcggcggccgTGCGGGCGCTGCTGGTCCGGctgctggggccggggccggcggccGCCTTCTCGGTGTCGGTGAAGCGCGCCCTGGCGGCCGAGTCCGGCCTCGACACCTACCGCCTGAGCGGCGGAGGCGCCGGGACGCGGGTGCTGGTGCTCGGCTCCACCGGCGTCGCCGCCGCGGCGGGGCTGCACCGCTACCTGCGCGACTTCTGCGGCTGCCACGTGGCCTGGTCCGGCTCTCAGCTGCGCCTGCCGGAGCCGCTGCCCGCTGTGCCGCAGGTGCTGACCGAGGCCACGCCCAACAG ATACCGCTATTACCAGAATGTGTGCACGCACAGCTACTCCTTCGTGTGGTGGGACTGGGCCCGTTGGGAGCGGGAGCTAGACTGGATGGCACTGAATGGCATCAACCTGGCACTGGCCTGGAGCGGCCAAGAGGCCATCTGGCAGCGG GTATACCTGGCCTTGGGCCTGACCCAGTCAGAGATCGATGAGTACTTCACTGGGCCTGCCTTCCTGGCCTGGGGGCGCATGGGCAACCTGCATACCTGGGGTGgccccctgccccactcctggCACCTCAAACAGCTTTACTTACAg CATCGGATCCTGGACCGGATGCGCTCCTTTGGCATGATCCCAGTGTTGCCTGCCTTCTCAGGGCATGTCCCCAAGGCTCTCACCAG GGTGTTCCCTCAGATCAACATCACCCAGCTGGGCAGCTGGGGACACTTCAACTGCTCCTactcctgctccttcctcctggcTCCAGAAGACCCCCTATTCCCTATCATTGGGAGCCTCTTCCTGCGGGAACTGATCCAAGAGTTTGGCACTAATCACATCTATGGGGCCGATACTTTCAACGAGATGCAGCCCCCCTCCTCAGAGCCCTCCTACCTTGCCTCAGCCACAGCCTCTGTCTACCAGGCCATGATCACAG TGGACTCTGACGCCGTGTGGCTGCTCCAAGGCTGGCTCTTCCAGCACCAGCCGCAGTTCTGGGGGCCTGCCCAGGTGAAAGCTGTGCTGGAGGCTGTGCCTCGTGGCCGCCTCTTGGTCCTGGACCTGTTTGCTGAGAGCCAGCCTGTGTACATCCAGACGGCCTCCTTCCAAGGCCAGCCCTTTATCTGGTGCATGCTGCATAACTTTGGAGGCAACCACGGTCTGTTTGGGGCACTGGAGGCTGTGAACCGGGGTCCTGCGGCTGCCCGCCTCTTCCCCAATTCCACTATGCTAGGCACAGGCATGGCTCCTGAGGGCATTGGCCAGAACGAAGTGGTCTATGCCCTCATGGCTGAGCTGGGCTGGCGGAAGGACCCAGTGGCTGATTTGGAGGCCTGGGTGAGCAGCTTTGCAGCCCGTCGGTATGGAGTCGCCCACAGGGATACAGAGGCcgcgtggaggctgcttctcagGAGTGTCTACAACTGCTCTGGGGAGGCGTGCAGTGGGCACAATCGCAGCCCTCTGGTCAGGAGGCCATCCCTACAGATGGTTACCACTGTCTGGTACAACCGATCAGATGTGTTTGAGGCCTGGCGGCTGCTGCTAACAGCTGCCCCAACCCTGGCCTCTAGCCCCACCTTCCGCTACGACCTGCTGGACGTCACTCGCCAAGCGGCCCAGGAGCTGGTCAGCTTGTACTATGTGGAGGCGAGGAGCGCCTACCTGAGGAAGGAGCTGGTTCCCCTGCTGAGGGCGGCAGGCGTCCTGGTCTACGAGCTTCTGCCGGCGCTGGACAAGGTGCTGGCTAGTGACAGCCGCTTCCTGCTGGGCAGGTGGCTGGAGCAGGCCCGGGCGGCCGCAGTCAGCGAGGCCGAGGCCCATCTCTATGAGCAGAACAGCCGCTACCAGCTGACCCTGTGGGGACCCGAGGGCAACATCCTGGACTATGCTAACAAGCAGCTGGCCGGGCTGGTGGCTGACTACTACACCCCCCGCTGGCGGCTCTTCATGGAGATGCTGGTTGAGAGCCTGGTCCAAGGCATTCCCTTCCAACAGCACCAGTTTGACAAGAATGCCTTCCAGCTGGAGCAGACCTTTATCTTCGGCACCCAGAGGTATCCTAGCCAGCCTGACGGTGACACTGTGGACCTGGCCAAGAAGCTCTTCATCAAATATTACCCCCGATTGGTGGCTGGCTCCTTGTGGGCAGATTAA